The window TCTTCACAAGAAGAGGCAAAATTCCCACATTTTTGACAAGAGAGAGCAGCAGGTGCCTTGACTTCTCCCTATCAGAACTATGAGTATGTGACCAAACCAGGGCTCATCCAACAGGCATGTATTTTCCTTGGAAGCATGACAAAGTTAGGTAAAATAGTTCCCCAAAGCAATGGAAATGAAATTTGTTTTGCAATTAATTGTTAATTCTCAAGAGCTTTTAAATGGTTAGTGGAACAGATACATGCAGTACTGACATCTGTTGTGCAGCTTCAGCTGTCTGTCTTCCAGGACGTATTGCAGAGAAGCAACCTCCTTGCACCGGATCTGGAATACTTTGCCTCATCGAGGCATTCTGTTGGAAAGGAATCTAACAAGAATGAAATTAAGCAGCATGAAAGATTTTTATAGCACAACTGTTCATTTGTATTTACCTTTGTATCGTTAAGGGGAAAAAGAGATGACTTAAAATGCCATTATACTGTATGATACCTCTTTGGACTTATTACACAGTTGTTTAATTGTTCCATGCAAAACATAGCATTAATACAGCACTAAAGTTTGAGATTATCAAGTACTCAGGAAGTACATTAAGGCATAAAGCTTATCTTTCTACCTGCCTGCACTTAGTCCTTATAATATTATCTTTATATAACATAAAATGATGAAATATAAACTGGAAATACATACAAAGGCCCACAGTTATTTTAGTAGCTGAGTGCCTTGGAAAGTGTTCACTCTTCACTTTCTTTTGCACTCAGTGTTCTTTAAGAGTGGTCTGTTTCAAAACAACCATGTTTTCAAAGGACATATCACTGGGAGCAGGTAAATAACTGGTAGCCATGATTcgaagttaaaggaaaaaaaattaatgtgtcTCTGTACAGGACTTGGTTTTATCATGTTCTTTCTCCCATCTTCCCACTTTATGTCAGGTATTGAAAGATGGAGGGAAGTACTTTCTGGACACTCCCAATGAGGACTGTGGAAACTGGATGATGTTTGTCCGGTTAGCCCGGAACCAAGAAGAACAGACTCTTGTGGCTTATCAGCACTGCGGAGAAGTCTACTTCACAACTGTTAAGGTAGTTAAACCCACCCTGCTTCAGCTATCATTTAAATGATAATTCATAGACAAAGACTGTGAAAGACTAACCCTTTTACAGATGAAAGACTGATTATATTCAAACAACTGCTTCTTTATTACATACCAGCTTTTATATCACTTAATCCATAGTAAAGCAAGCAGTGCATGGGGTTTTGCATTTGAAGTCAGTGTGTAGTTACTGTTCTGGGTAGTGAAGAATCGGAGCAGAAATATCATTCATGATAACCGTGTTTAAACATGAATGTTATAAAGTCTTACTTTTCTTCAGTTCCAGATAGGTCTGTGGTGAGATTGTCTAGCAGTGTTACATTCAGCAGCGCTTCATGCTGGAAAGAAAACACACATTCCTTTCCTTTATTACGTTTTTGGACACCAGGTGCTCAAAAACAGGATATTAAGTAGAATCTTTAAGTACTATTTTCCTCTCTCATTAAATCTGGAGATTTAACCACAGAACTTTCAATACTATGAAATGATCAGTTTATGGTAGAGTTTCTGGACTGTGTCCATGCCTGAGGAAAGAGAACAAAGTACTCTGTATTTATAAATAACATTGGAATATACAGACTTGAtctttctgctttcctccccTGTGTTGTTTTGGACACTTTGACAGGAGAGTTTACTTTAATCAGTGATAACTTACTCTTTTAGACACCTGTGGAACTGAAGATTTTCTTAGAATGGAATCTATATGTTGAAGatctcttattttcctttttttatccttttttaattTAACGATCGTATATCATCGTGAGctgcaaaaagaagaaattattgaGAGAAACTAGCCAAAGAAGTTACTGTAGGATTAAAATCCAGTGTTTCAATTTCATTTTCAAGTTTGGCACATGTTTATGTGGGATAGTATTATTTACTTTCATTCCTCCACTTtcatttttccatctgaaaagtgGGGAAAGTATTTACCATACAGTGATGATGTGAGAATAGGGTAATGGTGATTGATAGCACTTTGCATCTTGAAAGTCCTTTATAACAGTAGTAAATATAGTTGCATTTGAatgctttaaaatagaaaaatcgaTGTAAAACAGTAGATACTAATCTGAGACAATGCTTAGGCTATGCTCAAAATTCTGATGTGCTCTGTATCATTTGAGATTTAATATATGATTTTAAATGTATGCTAGACATGTAGAACTGTCATGGTTAATAGTACTGTATTTGGGAAACATGAACAAATGCTTTTCTAAGAAGTTGTAGTTATGAATTGGTAACTTATTGGTAATTTAAATACTATTGAGCTAGCTCATTGCTGGCACAAAAAGCAATGGTCTGCTAACTTCAACAGAACACTGCTCATTTGCAGTAATGGAGAGTTGCATCCTATATACTAAAATGAAGAGTATCTTAGTCTAAGTAATGTGCTTTCGACCCTTAACTATACTATGCATCATAGGGAATTACTTTGGTTTTCCCACTCTTAAGTCCCTCGTGTGATTCACTGTTTTGTGGAATCCTGCAGATTTTGTCCTGGTCAGTGAACATTACAGGCTTTTGCTATGCTTAGGCACACCCTGCTGGTCATCATGTTGTGAGGCAGCCTTGGGGCTGGTTATGAAAATACTTTCTCAAGGTATTTTGAATAAACTCTGTTAAGTTTGGAGTAGAAATATTGGCTCCTCTTCCCACTGTTTTTATAAGGAGATGGAGTATGAATACAGGTAGAAAAATACAGGTAGAAAAAGCCTCAGTGCTGTGAAACTACAGCTACAAAAGCATACATGTATGGATATGGGTAAATGGCATACTAACGCTGTTGTTAGAGTAAGGGCTGACCTAATGACTGCAGTCCCCATaaataagtgttttaaaaatgtatagaATTGTGAGGGAGTAAAAATCATCCAAACCTGTTGTCTGTCTCATCACAGGAAATCTCATGTGGGTGCTGTCATAGCTTTCACTTACTGTCCTGGATAAGACAGAGTAAACAACAGCTCGTAGTGGACTTGGATACAGGAGCTTATTTAAGAGCCAAGATTAGAGCTTTTGCCTTGCTTGATTATTTCAGACATTTCACACACTTGCTCACTTGCTCCCCCTCCAAAGTCACATTCACTTGGTCTTAACTTCCCTTCCTGGTGGGCAGATGACTGCTGGTCCAGGAAGTTGGGCAGAAAGTTGTGCTGGTGTCATCCTGTGCAGCTGCTTGTGGTTACCAGTCTCAGATGTCACCAGCCAAGGAGCCTGGGCATCCCCAGGCATTTGCCTCTAGAGGTCTCCTCCACTTTCCAGGATCTTCCTCTCACAGGTCTGGTTTTCTCCATCTAAACAGTCTATATGCAGAAGCACAACGTGTAATCAGCCTTCTGTTTCCACCTATGTCTCTTTATTAATTGGAGGATTCAGCACATATCACTTTTGTTTAGTCCAGATGTTATCAAAATGTACAACTGGCCCATATGGGCTGCAGCTAGCAAGCAGGCTTGTGCTTGAGAGTTCAGAAGTTCAGTTTTggacattacacacacacacaattatctGTCACTTGTCAGCATTCACAGTCCAAGTTATTTTTCACCTACTACGCTTATGTAGCAAGGATGTTATAAACtaagtgcattttaaaatgtcacattttGTGGAATAAGACTCAACCGCTGTCCTTCAAAGATAATTTATTCTTTACAGTGGCAcaagtttagtttagtttaaatatatctatatatacaatGCAGATTGGCTATGCACCTATTGCAACAAGTATTGTTTTGATTATAGATGAATGAAATACTGTATGGGGGGATAGGAAATCAGGTAAATCCTGACCCCAAAGCTACTTTTCTCCTTTATCCAAATACCTAATGGATCTTTAGCCAGATCTTAATCACGCCTCTCTTTCTGTTTGCTGTATTATTGACTGAAGTATTTGTCAAAGGAGGTCATAGTCCAATCCAGGAGAAGATTTGTGCAAACATGACTGGATGGGAAACTGCAGCTCAAGGGCCCCCTTATGTGTGAGAAGGCTTCAGCGAAAGAGGGGCAGACGTACAATAGCATGTGCATAGTGAGTATGACACGTTAGTGACAGCACAAGGAAATATGCAAGTTTGACTTGGAGTCCACGCACTGATCGACTCTACACCAATGCTCAGTGAGTGTGACGCATCTGGCAGGCATCCAAGCTGTTGTGCACACACCATGCATTTTTCTCTTACCCTTTACCCTATAGTTAAATGTCATGTCTAATGGGCTTCTAGGTATCAAGGCATCGATGTGGTCTATTGCTTGGAAAGATTGCTGGACATCTGGAAATCACAGACAAATGCATCTCACTGAGTAGTGGTCATGAGGCCTGAAGCACTCCTCCTTTCTACTTCCTACCCCAAAATCTCTGCCTGTGCTTATACATTTCTGCTTTTAGAAACTGCAAAAGTGTCAAACGATACTGGATAGTAATGCTCAGAAAGTGCTTGAATCTTGAAACTAAGTTAGCAGTGATTTAAACAGATTCAAAGAACACAAGTAAAGATAAGTTGCACCCCTCTCAATTTTGAATACAGTATTATTTTCTATAGGAAAAGTGGCACAAGTAAACTTGAGCTACTTCCTTCTATTCACAGCCAATCGAACCCCACACAGAATTAAAAGTATGGTATGCTGCCGATTATGCCAAATTTATGGAAGCTTCTGCAGTATTCATTAAAGAAGAATCTGATgtctgccctttgcctccagtAACAACAGTAAGTATTCCTAACCTGCATTCAAGCCATCACCAGGTATAGCAAATTACAATTTGTTTACATACTTTGTCTGTTTATGTAACTTTGGTAATACTAGAATAAAATCTTAGAGTAGTTGGCTAACAAAAAGTCAAGAGGGATTTTAATCAAACAGCTATCCAGAGGAAAGCCACTCTTGCTCTGCATTTGTAATCTAACAGAGACAGCGGTAGTGGAATCAATCAGCGGGATCATTTAGAAAGACTAAGTCTGTCACTAATTTTTGGATAACTGGACCGTCCTGCCTCAGAGCTCTTCTCACACCACTTCATGGTTCCCGCTTGTTATGCTCTGCCTGGTTGTATACAAGCACTGACTGCTTCGATCTTCCCTATTGTAATTAATTCTTCCGTTCTGATCCCGGTACCTTCCCCCTTTGTATGATAGTAGGAATCCTTAGACTGCTACAAAATTTGGGAATTGTTGAAAAAGGGAATGTCAAGAGACAGAAACCTAAGCTAGAAGGAAAAGCTAAACAGGGAATGCATTCGAATCATGAATTCAGAGGTGTTTCGGGAAGGGAAGTATCCCACTTGTGCATTTGCATAGAGGGTTTTAGAGTGTAATCCTGTAAGGAGGGATGAGGACCTGTGCTGTTGgacacagagaagagaggagagggctCCATCTGTAGAGAAAGACAGTGGGCGTAGCCTCAGGATGGTCCCTAGAGCATACTAACCCAAGAGCGAGGAAAGTAAGGACAGTTAATGGGATGCTTAGGTAAAATATGGGGACAGCTAAGGAAGTATGTGGTCATGTATAATCTGGAAGTACATTTccttggtaacttttttttttgtaactgttagtcatttgaatttttaaaatttcaatatTTAAAGTGAATTCAAGTGAATCCAGTAGATCTGTAGAGCTCTTATTTCCCCAGAGATAATTCCAAATAATGCATTACTTGCTGAAAAACTGTTTTGGTGCCTTTAAGCCAAGGTAGGCTTGAGATTCGCAAACCTCGGGTGTTTCTTACTAAGCTTAAGAAAGTCAAATGCCACATATCAGGCTAGGTGAAGAAGTCTCTCCTGAAAGCATTAACCATTGCCATCCAGTAAAGGGGCAAGCAGTGCAGAGTCAGCCCAAAGCACAGGGAAATCTTGTACTGCTAAACTACATTTCTGTGCAGAAAAATACCCAGTTAGACAGTCCCCAGCTCTGGGCTTTTTGTACACCTGCAACAGCAGATAAATGCTCTCAGTCTAAGCTTAAATTACGATTCTCAATTGCTTTTATGAGTAATTCCATAATAAGAACAGGTATAGAGCTTTTGAAATTCAGTACGCAGAGATAAACAAAGGTGAAGGACTCGGGAGCAGTAAATgctaaagaaaaacacagaaagcctttttttttttctttctagctgtAGACTCCTAGAGTTAGCCCATTTCCAGCTAAGCAGCTGGATGGTAGCATTGAAGTAAAAATCATAAATGACAACAACAGAGGTCTTGGGAAAGCCCAGGAGAAGATGCAAGGTCAGTGAGAAGAATATGATCTTTCCTTTGAATGGCTAATAAGAAAGACCTGTTTCTGTTTTCATTGCAGAAAGAGCCCGTAGACCCTTGGATATGCTCCAGCTGTAGAAACGCTTTTGCAACTTTTGCTCTGCTGGAATCTCACCAGTGCGTCAATAAAGACCGAGTCCTTACCACCAGGTTCAGACCACCAAATAAATTGGGACctgtaaaagcaaaaagcaaactcAAAGGGAAACTGAGAGGAGCAGCATTAGGCAAAAACATTGCACAGTGCTATGGGGCCATTTCCTGTTCCTCTGCTGCAAAGCTTAGCTGTGCCAGCTCAGGAAGCACTTGTGATGCTCTTGTGAGGTTTATACCTAAATGGAGAAATGGCCGGTCTTCACTGTTGAAGGGAAGAGAAGTGAAGGAGCCAGACAATTACCCTTGCCAACTCTGTGGGAAGATATTTGATTCCATTGAAAAGCTCACAGTCCACACTTATGCGCACAAAGGGGAGCGCCCCTACAGGTGTTCACAGCACGGATGCACAAAAGCCTTCATTTCCAAATATAAACTGCTCAGGTACAACTCTGAAGGCACGCCTTTTCTGGTGGGTgtgtggggaaaaacaaaaacatctttttccTCTGGATTGTCCTAGTGACAGTTCATCCCCGAGTTCcaattttcattttcctgtgttGGGAGAATTTGAGGAAATCAGTCTCCCTCAATTGCAGTTGCTACTCAGAAAGATTTTGTTGCAGTATTTTTAACCTACTCCATGCTAGATGACTAACAACCCTTcctccccaccaaaaaaaaaaagagttaggtTATTACTAATAGTCTGAAAATATGTGAAAAGTTCTTCCTTCCAGAGTGCCAGTGTTTTCAAGTCTTAAAGTTGCATCTCAGTTCTGTGCTAGAGTTCTGTAAAtgcaaataacttatttttttttgtcttaggcactcagccactcaTTCTCCCCAGAAATCTCACCAATGTGGCTATTGTGAAAAGACCTTTCACAGGAAAGACCATCTGAAGAATCACCTTCAAACTCATGATCCTAACAAGATGGCCTTCAAGTGTGAAGAGTGTGGCAAGAAGTACAACACCAAGCTAGGCTATAAGAGACACTTGGCCCTTCATGCAGCCACCAGTGGGGACCTTACCTGTAGGGTATGCGCCCAAGAGTTTGGAGGTACAGAAGTTTTGTTGGAACACCTCAAAAGTCACGCAGGAAAACCAACTGGCAAtatcaaggaaaagaaacacaagTGTGACCATTGTGAGCGTCACTTCTATACCCGTAAAGATGTGCGGCGCCACATGGTAGTTCACACAGGCTGCAAAGACTTTCTATGCCAGTTTTGCGCCCAGAGGTTTGGGCGGAAGGACCACTTGACTCGACATACTAGGAAGACTCATCCACAAGAGCTGCTGAAGAGCAGGTTGCAGAATGGTGATTCATTGGGTCTCCTCGACCAGCTTCTTCCATTCAGACTGAAGGAAGATGCCAGCATACTGTCCTCTTTTCCTGACAGGGTGTCTATGCAGAATGGGGTTCTGAACAGCTCAGAACCAGAGGAATACAGCTGTTCGCATCTTCACTCCCAGCCAAGCCTACAAACTGCTCTTCCTCTTGAACCTTCTCCTCTTTTACAAAGGATGGGCTGTGTAGACAGCCTTTCAGCTGTCCATCCCACACCATGCCCAACAACCATTCCTGCCAACCTGAACCTTCATCAGCCTAATAAATATGACCTTAGTTCTACCTCATTTGCAGCAGGATCCCTCAAGAATCTACCGATCAAAGTGGATGTTAAAGGTTACAATGtgcatcttcttgaggacctgcCATTATCAGAACCTCAGTCGCTTCACAAAATCAATCTGGAAGAAGCATCCTCAGGGCCTGCAGGTGATACTAATAAGTACCCAGtgcacaaggagacagagactGCAGCTGAAACTGCCAGCATGCCTTTCATGGATCTCACTCATATAATGAGTTTCTGGCAGCTCCCACCATGTGACAACCAGAGCACTACTGGGGACATCACAATGGCATTTGGTCCAGAAGAACCATCACACAGGCTCAATGGCCTTGGCCAGCAGCAAGGTCCACAGCTAGCTACTGGTGGCATGGCCATAAACCAGCTGCATCATGTTCCTCGCTCCTTTCCATCCACTACAAATTCTGTAACATTGCCTCATTTTCACCATGCCTTCAAATAACTATCAGCttttgcgggggggggaggaggggaggttgtttgtttgtttggggttttttagacTATGCTTCTTACTTAAATCTGTTaggaaagtttgttttgttttatgaaaaactATCCCAAATGTTTTCAAAGCGCATTATGAAGATGGTAGATCAATTCAGAACATTAATAAACAAGAAGTTCTATTTTCATACTACTATTAGTTTTTAGCATATGACAATAGTAAGACTAACATATTTCCCTCAACACTCTCCATAGTTTTGTTTCTTACATTTCAGTCGAACAACTGAATAAATATCTTCAATAGAAATTCAAAGCATCCATAACAGGCACAGTAAAATTATGGCTGCTGTGGTAGGCGAGAGAGGGTCAGGGTGAATGGGaagaaggtggtggtggggggggggaatcacagAAAAACAACTTTAATGAGCCATAAATCACTGTAAATGTATACACATAAACTGTTAATATGAATGATTTATGAACATTGCATAGATTTCAGTGTAAAGCACTTAATTACTGAACTTtatgaatttttaatttaaatcaaaatCATTCCAAGAGGAAATATTATCTCCTTGTTtcgcttttttttaatgaagaaaatcacTGTTGTGATTATGTTCAACtagatttcattttctgaaatgcaCTTCAGCTTTGTGCATCTCCTGCATTATTCCTAGGGCTGGAAAAAACTACCACTGCTGCCTGATTATGTAAgatcagatgtctagtatacatGATGTTTTCAGAAGGGGAAGTGAATTGTCTCAAAGGCTACAGTAAAACATATCATTTCCATTTAGAACTTGATCTGGTGAGATATTAGACACTGGTCTCACTCTAGTAGAGCACTTAAGCAATTACTTAAATTTAAACCTGTGTTGGCTCAACATCTTGCTTGATTTAACACTCAATAAAAATAGTACTTCTTCCTAACTAAAGGGCCTTTAGTCACCTTCTGTTGATAAAAATGGCCTCTGTTTAGTCTGGGAAATGATTATTAATTATAACCATCTGAAACCTGCATTCCTTGACAGATCGCCAACTGTGGCaaggcagcctgcacaggggagCCTCCAGCTGAGCTGAGCTTCTGTTGAGTCAATGTCCGTCCCATGTGCCCAAGGGTTGTGGTAGTCACCTCACCCACCTCACCCTGCGCACTATTCAAGGCCATGGGGTGTGAACCTGCCTCAAAACTGACACTGAAATTAGCAGGAATGATAATGCTTACAGTCATTTTAATTCTGTGGGTTTTCCTCAAATATTCTGGACATTTACCGTTAGCCTTTGTTTCTTCCAAGCCAGGACACTGGGATTTTGCTTGTTGCCTTTGGTAGGTTGTCCACATATATTTCCAGCTGACAGCGTGTTGGTGTCACAGTCCATTCCCCTAACAAATGAACtagcagaaattgcaaaaaacacATCTCCCAGTAAATTacattattaaacaaaaaaaacagaatttgcttTCTTGCCtaacccatatatatatatatatatatatatatatataaaaaatcctcCCATTTTTGGTGTATGGTGCTATTACTAATATATTCTGTTGCAGCTAAAACATGCAGAATTCCTGAATCTGAATTAACAATTTCATAATCTGAGATCTACTTTTCCATTAAACCCAGAGAGAGTTAATAGTACCTAATCATCAATGCAGGCATAGCATGGAataagcatgttctcttctccccCATTAATCACAGGAGTATTTCCAGACAGCTTCAAATAATGAGTGTTATAAAAATGATTGATTGATTGCTATTTTCATATTAATGAACTACAATGACAGATCTGAATATTTTTACAAGTTTATCAGCATTTGGATTAAGAAAATATTGTAATACTGCAGTTGGTTCAAGAATATATACTTCAGATACACTGTTGAGGTTTTTTATGATGAAAATGAGTTTTTTGGCATAAGACAAGacaaaggaattttaaaatgatttttgtaaTAGCAACAGCAATAGGAGGAGTGGATAGCTGCATATTATTGTTCAGTTAGTagttttttaaattatgaattCCAGAATAGTGAAAAAGTTGGAAACAACGTTATATGCACATTTTACTAGTCTATATCACATTTTTATCCAAACTTTTAAAGGCATGTGTGTATTCATTTACTACATTGTTCTTCCTGTTCATACAAATTGTATTCACTTGGCTTCATCCAGGGttatgtgctttttttaaaaaaaaaaaaaaaaaaaacgcagatTCTCATAGCGCTGTCTGACCATTTTGTCATTTTGGTTTGTGCTTCTGTAAGAGGTGTAACTAATTATTATTTGTCCTTGAATTAAAAGGTTctgttaaaaagaaatgcaaatattgaGCTGAAATCATGACCGTATTCTTCGAGCTGCTCAGCTGAACAGCAGGCCAGCTCACAGCATTCTGAGCTGTCCAAAGACGCGGCATGCCCGGATCTCAAGCTGATCTGAAATCTAGAAAGACACTTTAGGGAGAGATGCTAATCATCTGTAACTACAGGTTAAAGTTTGAGTCtcattcaagtaaaaaaaaaaacaaaaaaaaaacttttttaaattaaaactcttAGAAAGCATACTATAACGGTGtttaaaagtaaaacagaaaagcaagcaaaacctTAAATATATAATACTGTTGCTTTATTCCCATCAATCCattcaaatttgtttttcaggatttttgccattttaaatgTAGAGAAAGCTGATAATGGAATAATAACAGAATATTAACATTATTTCAGAAGGTCATGATTACAGAgataattgttttattttaaaattctcagAACTCAAGAGATACCCATGATTCATATGATACTTAAAATAGGGATAGAGTTTTGCATAGTTTTTGTTTGGGAGAGTTTTTTGTCAGCGTGCTTGAGAAGCCATTAGTAATTGAGGCTCACGAATGGTTTGTTTCAGGATCTCcgttaaaagcaaagcaaaacaaagcaaagcaaagcaaaaaccagTCTTAAGTTGTTTCTTCACTCAGTCCTTTCTCTCTGCAGTCTGGTCACATTTTACAGCCCAGGCTCCAGCTATTTCAGAAGTTCAGGAGAGCGCTTACTAAAGGAgaataagcagaagaaaaacactcAGCTGTTTATAATATTAAATTATGGTGGAGAGAGAGCAGCATGTTcccacaagctcacctgggcTCACCTGGTCACGTCAGGGAGCACCGAGCTCCCGCAGGCTGGAAGGtgcgagcagccctggcagcGCTCATGTGCCCAGGGACATGCTGGGGAAAAAAGGTGGCTCCTCCAGTGACCGGTGCTcgctctctcttcctccccacgCAGGCCCAGCCTCCTCCTCGGGGGAGAGGAGATACAAAGGCAGAGACCCTGCAGGGGGAAGGTAGGATGGGATGTGGGACAACAGCTGAGAAACCCGGCTGAAATATTTAGGAGATGGTGGTGGTCAGCAGCTCCTATCAGGCTGGGAAACCACAGCTCTCCAGATCACTGATTCCAGCTACTTTGCCGCACTGGATTCAGTTTTCTAATCTGTAAAATAGGGAGAATTACTCTTTCCTACGGTTTTGCCTGGGCGATACATATTTAAAACTAAAGAAGTGAAACACTAAGGTGAAACACTAAGCAGTGTTCCTTATATAGTACATAGTAAAAATACTCTAGAGTGCTGCAtatgaaaagaattatttttttccagcttagCTGTCACCACTTCATCATATGCTTTTATTTATGCATTACAAAATTGTAAGTCTGCCTTAAAATGTGGCTTACTCTATACCAATGCAAAATGCATGTAGTCAAATTGCAGAACTCAAATATATCTGTATTTGGTTCTGCATGATTGTAACTAACTGAGTGCATAATATGCTAGTcatatttctctttcttaaatGAAGATGATGATCATGTTATAACAGTATCCTAGCACCATCATGCAGACGCTTTAGAAAAGATTATTTTACCCAGGCTGCATTCATTACAAAATGGTTTAGTCACATTAAACTACCTCAGCATAAATTCCAAGCTGTCTCAATGACTGTTCCCTAATATAATTTTGCTACTGCATTTTGCCGTGCTACTTTTTGCATTCTTTATATGGCACAGTATTATAACCCTAATATATTGCTGTAACCATAAGCAAAAATTCTCAAAAAGACAGAAAGGTGAAGTTTCAGTGGTC is drawn from Apteryx mantelli isolate bAptMan1 chromosome 3, bAptMan1.hap1, whole genome shotgun sequence and contains these coding sequences:
- the PLAGL1 gene encoding zinc finger protein PLAGL1 isoform X1: MSTDLLWCEDCGKSLIGECKLHGPLIRAKDRVIPSRARLTLPHYLTLRVLELRAGNQQILGVFAKKVIQKRTQFGPYVGQLSTKLTCYDESRLVLQVLKDGGKYFLDTPNEDCGNWMMFVRLARNQEEQTLVAYQHCGEVYFTTVKPIEPHTELKVWYAADYAKFMEASAVFIKEESDVCPLPPVTTKEPVDPWICSSCRNAFATFALLESHQCVNKDRVLTTRFRPPNKLGPVKAKSKLKGKLRGAALGKNIAQCYGAISCSSAAKLSCASSGSTCDALVRFIPKWRNGRSSLLKGREVKEPDNYPCQLCGKIFDSIEKLTVHTYAHKGERPYRCSQHGCTKAFISKYKLLRHSATHSPQKSHQCGYCEKTFHRKDHLKNHLQTHDPNKMAFKCEECGKKYNTKLGYKRHLALHAATSGDLTCRVCAQEFGGTEVLLEHLKSHAGKPTGNIKEKKHKCDHCERHFYTRKDVRRHMVVHTGCKDFLCQFCAQRFGRKDHLTRHTRKTHPQELLKSRLQNGDSLGLLDQLLPFRLKEDASILSSFPDRVSMQNGVLNSSEPEEYSCSHLHSQPSLQTALPLEPSPLLQRMGCVDSLSAVHPTPCPTTIPANLNLHQPNKYDLSSTSFAAGSLKNLPIKVDVKGYNVHLLEDLPLSEPQSLHKINLEEASSGPAGDTNKYPVHKETETAAETASMPFMDLTHIMSFWQLPPCDNQSTTGDITMAFGPEEPSHRLNGLGQQQGPQLATGGMAINQLHHVPRSFPSTTNSVTLPHFHHAFK
- the PLAGL1 gene encoding zinc finger protein PLAGL1 isoform X2; the encoded protein is MSTDLLWCEDCGKSLIGECKLHGPLIRAKDRVIPSRARLTLPHYLTLRVLELRAGNQQILGVFAKKVIQKRTQFGPYVGQLSTKLTCYDESRLVLQVLKDGGKYFLDTPNEDCGNWMMFVRLARNQEEQTLVAYQHCGEVYFTTVKPIEPHTELKVWYAADYAKFMEASAVFIKEESDVCPLPPVTTKEPVDPWICSSCRNAFATFALLESHQCVNKDRVLTTRHSATHSPQKSHQCGYCEKTFHRKDHLKNHLQTHDPNKMAFKCEECGKKYNTKLGYKRHLALHAATSGDLTCRVCAQEFGGTEVLLEHLKSHAGKPTGNIKEKKHKCDHCERHFYTRKDVRRHMVVHTGCKDFLCQFCAQRFGRKDHLTRHTRKTHPQELLKSRLQNGDSLGLLDQLLPFRLKEDASILSSFPDRVSMQNGVLNSSEPEEYSCSHLHSQPSLQTALPLEPSPLLQRMGCVDSLSAVHPTPCPTTIPANLNLHQPNKYDLSSTSFAAGSLKNLPIKVDVKGYNVHLLEDLPLSEPQSLHKINLEEASSGPAGDTNKYPVHKETETAAETASMPFMDLTHIMSFWQLPPCDNQSTTGDITMAFGPEEPSHRLNGLGQQQGPQLATGGMAINQLHHVPRSFPSTTNSVTLPHFHHAFK